GAACCCGGGCCGTGGACTGCATCATACCAACGGTTACGACCGTCCAACGCGGCGGTCGAGTTCTGGACGCCACGGCCATCCAGGGCCTTATTGTCGATTTTTTGACAAAGCGGACTGCCGACCTGCCTGGTGAAATCAAGTTCCGAGAATTTCGGCTTCCCTCGCCGATCTTCTTGCCCGACACTCACTCCAGACTGGATGTCGAGGCCAGCCGGACCGATCCGGGCCGGGTGACCCTGACCCTGACTGCCGTCGACGGCCAGGGCAAAACGCTGCGCAAATACTCCGCCGGAGCTTTCATCGATCAGTGGGTGGCCGTGCCCTGCGCGGCCAGGCCCATGAACCGGCAGGACATCGTTGGCCCTCAGGCCGTGAGGTTCGAAACCAAGAATCTGGCCTTTATCCGTGGCAATCTCTGGGATGGTCTGGGCGGACCGTGGAGAATGACCAGGTCCGTCGGCATGGGCCAACCCATCCTAGCAGAGGCCATCGAGCCCGTGCCCGACGTCCGAAACGGCGACAGGGTCCAACTGGTGTTCGAGGGAAAAAACGTGACCCTGACCGTCCCGGCCAGGGCACTGGAGGACGGTCGAGTGGGTTCCAGCATCCCGGTCCTCAACTTGCAGAGCAATAGAGAGATCATCGCCAGAATTCGATCCCACGACCGGGTCGTGGTCCAGTGAATGTCTAAGGAGGAATCATGTCCAGAACGGCAATCGTCATCTCGCTTGCGGCCGTGTTGTTGGCCGGTGCGCTCTCAGGCTGCGCTCCGTCCAGAAAACGCTCGGTTCCCATGCCGGTCCTGACTGTTCCACCCGAACCGGAAGTGGATCAGGTCGTGAACCCCGGCTCCATGTTCCAGCCCGAGGGGGCCAGCTATCTCTTCGCCGACACCAGGGCCCGGAGGGTGGGCGACATCGTGGTCGTCAACATCGTCGAATCCACCACGGCCAAGAACAAGGCCACCACCAAGTCCAACAAGGATTCGAGCATCGACCTGGGCGTGGGGGCCTTCATGGGACGCCAGGACTTTCTCGGGGCCCCCATCGGGGCCGAATCCATGATCAAGGCCGGATCCAGCGGCAAGCTAAATAGCGACGGCGAAACCAAGCGGGAGAACTACATCACCTCCTCGGTAGCCGCCCGTATCGTTAGGGTCGTCAACAACGACCTGTATGAAATCGAAGGAGCCAGGGAGACTAGGGTCAACGACGAAACACAGATCATCGTCGCCCGGGGATTGATTCGGGCCCGGGACATCGCCCCGGACAACACCATCCCGTCCAACAAGATCGCCAACGCAAAGATTGAACTTTTCGGCGAAGGCGTTCTGGCCGACCGTCAGAAGCCCGGCTGGCTGACCCGCATCCTAGACAATGTCTGGCCGTTCTAGGCCTGGAGGATGACCATGACCCATCGTAGAATCCAATGCATCCCCCCCCGGGTCTGCGGTCTGGCCC
The sequence above is a segment of the Deltaproteobacteria bacterium genome. Coding sequences within it:
- the flgH gene encoding flagellar basal body L-ring protein (part of the basal body which consists of four rings L, P, S, and M mounted on a central rod) yields the protein MSRTAIVISLAAVLLAGALSGCAPSRKRSVPMPVLTVPPEPEVDQVVNPGSMFQPEGASYLFADTRARRVGDIVVVNIVESTTAKNKATTKSNKDSSIDLGVGAFMGRQDFLGAPIGAESMIKAGSSGKLNSDGETKRENYITSSVAARIVRVVNNDLYEIEGARETRVNDETQIIVARGLIRARDIAPDNTIPSNKIANAKIELFGEGVLADRQKPGWLTRILDNVWPF
- the flgA gene encoding flagellar basal body P-ring formation protein FlgA, producing MRSSLVIGLACRIWLCLVVAVSFHTQAWAGLPPDRIHVLDSVCVDADDISLKDITRASGPHAEALREAFGAEIVATFSASGPDRMTISGATLASRLEEILGTRAVDCIIPTVTTVQRGGRVLDATAIQGLIVDFLTKRTADLPGEIKFREFRLPSPIFLPDTHSRLDVEASRTDPGRVTLTLTAVDGQGKTLRKYSAGAFIDQWVAVPCAARPMNRQDIVGPQAVRFETKNLAFIRGNLWDGLGGPWRMTRSVGMGQPILAEAIEPVPDVRNGDRVQLVFEGKNVTLTVPARALEDGRVGSSIPVLNLQSNREIIARIRSHDRVVVQ